A region of Phytohabitans rumicis DNA encodes the following proteins:
- a CDS encoding DeoR/GlpR family DNA-binding transcription regulator produces MNAEERQHRILILARSNGDVDVGKLAADLAVAPETIRRDLRTLEQHGLVKRTHGGAHPVETARFETTLAMRTTRRVPEKRRIAAACVDLLGDAETVFVDEGFTPQLIAEALPTDRPLTVVTASLSTAAVLATNTSTTVLLLGGRVRGRTLATVDHWATRMLAGFVIDLAYVGANGISREHGLTTPDPAVADVKAQVMRVARRRVFAGVHTKFGVSSFCRFAEVGDFETIVTDTALPASEAHRYSMLGPQIIRV; encoded by the coding sequence GTGAACGCCGAGGAACGGCAACACCGGATCCTGATCCTGGCGCGCAGCAACGGCGACGTGGACGTCGGCAAGCTCGCCGCCGACCTGGCCGTGGCGCCCGAGACCATCCGCCGCGACCTGCGCACGCTGGAGCAGCACGGGCTGGTCAAGCGGACGCACGGCGGGGCGCACCCGGTCGAGACGGCCCGCTTCGAGACCACCCTCGCGATGCGGACCACGCGGCGGGTGCCGGAGAAGCGGCGGATCGCGGCCGCCTGCGTCGACCTGCTCGGCGACGCCGAGACCGTCTTCGTGGACGAGGGGTTCACCCCGCAGCTCATCGCCGAGGCGCTGCCGACGGACCGGCCGCTGACCGTGGTGACCGCGTCGCTGAGCACCGCGGCCGTCCTCGCCACGAACACGTCCACCACCGTCCTGCTGCTCGGCGGCCGGGTGCGTGGCCGCACCCTCGCCACCGTGGACCACTGGGCCACCAGGATGCTCGCCGGCTTCGTCATCGACCTGGCGTACGTCGGCGCCAACGGGATCTCCCGGGAACACGGCCTGACCACCCCCGATCCGGCCGTGGCCGACGTCAAGGCCCAGGTCATGCGGGTGGCCCGGCGCCGCGTGTTCGCCGGGGTGCACACGAAGTTCGGGGTGAGCAGCTTCTGCCGCTTCGCCGAGGTCGGGGACTTCGAGACCATCGTCACGGACACCGCGCTGCCGGCGTCCGAGGCGCACCGCTATTCCATGCTCGGACCGCAGATCATCCGGGTCTGA
- a CDS encoding FecCD family ABC transporter permease, with product MTVVRTPGDRLSMRVHGRVLAVCVALAVAAAGVGAVTMTTGDYPVPLLDVLKAIAGHGPPGTDFIVLTLRLPRLLTGLLVGAALGVSGAVMQRLSGNPLGSPDIIGFTNGSAAGAVIVILLFDGGMYEVAAGAVVGGLGTLLLVYGVAFRRSLSGIRLILIGIGLSAMFLALNNYLIARASLDDAMSAQVWLIGSLNGRRWDHVRPVALAMAVLLPIAFLLARRLSMMEMGDDAARALGVPVGRTRAILIVVSVALSAVATAAAGPIGFVALAAPQLARRLTRSAGPGLWPAALMGALLLTGSDLATQRLFAPTPLPVGLATAAVGGVYLAWLLMHEWRHTRA from the coding sequence GCTGTCGATGCGGGTGCACGGCCGGGTCCTCGCCGTGTGCGTGGCGCTCGCCGTCGCCGCGGCCGGCGTCGGCGCGGTCACCATGACCACCGGCGACTACCCGGTGCCGCTGCTCGACGTGCTCAAGGCGATCGCCGGGCACGGGCCGCCCGGCACCGACTTCATCGTCCTGACGCTGCGGCTGCCGCGGCTGCTCACCGGGCTGCTGGTCGGCGCCGCCCTCGGGGTCAGCGGCGCGGTCATGCAACGGCTGTCCGGCAACCCGCTGGGCAGCCCGGACATCATCGGCTTCACGAACGGGTCGGCGGCCGGCGCGGTCATCGTCATCCTGCTCTTCGACGGCGGCATGTACGAGGTCGCCGCCGGCGCCGTGGTCGGCGGGCTGGGCACGCTGCTGCTGGTGTACGGGGTGGCGTTCCGGCGGTCGCTGTCCGGGATCCGGCTCATCCTCATCGGCATCGGGCTCAGCGCGATGTTCCTGGCGCTGAACAACTACCTGATCGCCCGCGCCAGCCTGGACGACGCCATGTCCGCCCAGGTATGGCTGATCGGCAGCCTCAACGGGCGCCGCTGGGACCACGTACGGCCGGTCGCGCTCGCCATGGCGGTGCTGCTGCCGATCGCGTTCCTCCTCGCGCGGCGACTGTCCATGATGGAGATGGGCGATGACGCGGCGCGGGCACTCGGGGTGCCCGTTGGGCGTACCCGGGCGATCTTGATTGTGGTGAGCGTCGCGCTGAGCGCGGTCGCGACGGCGGCCGCCGGGCCGATCGGCTTCGTGGCGCTCGCGGCGCCGCAGCTCGCGCGGCGGCTGACCCGGTCGGCCGGGCCCGGCCTGTGGCCGGCGGCGTTGATGGGCGCGCTGCTGCTGACCGGCAGTGACCTGGCCACCCAGCGGCTCTTCGCGCCGACGCCGCTGCCGGTGGGCCTCGCGACCGCCGCGGTCGGCGGCGTCTACCTGGCCTGGCTGCTCATGCACGAGTGGCGGCACACGCGGGCGTGA
- a CDS encoding ABC transporter substrate-binding protein — MSRLRIFAVISVLVLSGCSGAGGGSSDGGGGDSKTITALMVGNPQMEDIAKLTADNFTKATGITVKFTILPENELRDKVTQDVATQGGQYDVATIGAYEAPIWAKNGWLHELSSYADADSAYDKADLLQPMVQSLSGEDGKLYAAPFYGESSFLMYNKELFAAKGLTMPERPTWQQVADFAAKLDDKQAGVAGICLRGLPGWGEVFAPLTTVVNTFGGTWFDKDWNPQVSAAPFAEATKFYVDLVRQHGEAGAPQAGFTECLNTFGQGKAAMWYDATSAAGTLEDASASKVAGKVGYVYAPVVKTKSSGWLWAWAWAMPKTTKQADAAWKFISWATGKEYEKLVGEKLGWSRLPAGKRASTYNIPEYKQSAGAFADITLKAIEEADPTNPGVQPRPAIGVQFVGIPEFADLGTKVSQEVSAAIAGKTTVDKALADGQKLAEDVAKKYRK; from the coding sequence GTGTCGCGTCTCCGTATATTTGCTGTTATATCCGTACTTGTCCTCAGTGGGTGCTCCGGCGCCGGCGGTGGTTCCAGCGACGGCGGCGGTGGTGACAGCAAGACGATCACCGCGCTGATGGTGGGCAACCCGCAGATGGAAGACATCGCCAAGCTCACCGCGGACAACTTCACCAAGGCCACCGGCATCACGGTGAAGTTCACGATCCTGCCGGAGAACGAACTGCGCGACAAGGTGACCCAGGACGTGGCCACCCAGGGCGGCCAGTACGACGTGGCGACCATCGGCGCGTACGAGGCGCCGATCTGGGCCAAGAACGGCTGGCTGCACGAGCTGTCGTCGTACGCCGACGCGGACTCCGCGTACGACAAGGCCGACCTGCTGCAACCGATGGTGCAGTCACTGTCCGGTGAGGACGGAAAGCTGTACGCCGCACCGTTCTACGGCGAGTCGTCGTTCCTGATGTACAACAAGGAACTGTTCGCGGCGAAGGGTTTGACGATGCCCGAGCGGCCGACCTGGCAGCAGGTCGCCGACTTCGCCGCCAAGCTCGACGACAAGCAGGCCGGCGTCGCCGGGATCTGCCTGCGCGGGCTGCCCGGCTGGGGTGAGGTCTTCGCTCCACTCACGACAGTGGTGAACACGTTCGGCGGCACCTGGTTCGACAAGGACTGGAACCCGCAGGTGAGCGCGGCACCCTTCGCCGAAGCGACGAAATTCTACGTCGACCTGGTGCGCCAGCACGGGGAGGCGGGCGCGCCGCAGGCCGGGTTCACCGAGTGCCTGAACACGTTCGGGCAGGGCAAGGCCGCGATGTGGTACGACGCGACGTCCGCGGCGGGCACCCTGGAGGACGCGTCCGCGTCCAAGGTGGCCGGCAAGGTCGGCTACGTGTACGCCCCGGTGGTCAAGACGAAGTCGTCCGGCTGGCTGTGGGCCTGGGCGTGGGCGATGCCGAAGACGACAAAGCAGGCCGACGCGGCGTGGAAGTTCATCTCCTGGGCCACCGGCAAGGAGTACGAGAAGCTGGTGGGGGAGAAGCTGGGCTGGTCCCGGTTGCCGGCCGGCAAACGCGCCTCGACGTACAACATCCCCGAGTACAAGCAGTCGGCCGGGGCGTTCGCGGACATCACGCTCAAGGCGATCGAAGAGGCCGACCCGACCAACCCCGGCGTACAGCCACGACCGGCGATCGGCGTGCAGTTCGTCGGCATACCCGAGTTCGCCGACCTGGGCACGAAGGTGTCCCAGGAGGTGTCGGCCGCCATCGCCGGAAAGACCACAGTGGACAAGGCACTCGCCGACGGGCAGAAGCTCGCCGAGGACGTGGCGAAGAAGTACCGCAAATGA
- a CDS encoding carbohydrate ABC transporter permease: MSSATMVKAPARHAARRVGPAPSRRDRWSRRAPLLPALVFAIVVTQVPFLVTLYLSTVSWNALRPGSRSFVGLSNYGTVLSDERLRAALVNTVVLTASAVIVSVLLGLGLAILLDRRFPGRGVVRTLLITPFLVMPMAAALLWKHAFYNPAYGLINGVLGGSTDWVSQYPMVAVVATLVWQWTPFMMLIILAGLQAQSLETLEAARVDGATGWQTFVYVTLPYLRPYLELSALLGSIYLVQTFDAVFTITQGGPGTATTNLPYEIYLTTFRKFEYGEAAAAGVVVVFGTIVVATFALRVISGLFRMEVTR; encoded by the coding sequence ATGAGCTCCGCCACGATGGTGAAGGCGCCCGCTCGACACGCCGCACGGCGGGTCGGGCCGGCGCCCTCCCGGCGGGACCGGTGGTCCCGAAGGGCGCCGCTGCTGCCGGCCCTGGTGTTCGCGATCGTGGTGACGCAGGTGCCGTTCCTGGTCACGCTCTACCTGTCCACAGTGAGCTGGAACGCGCTGCGGCCGGGCTCACGGTCCTTTGTGGGCCTGTCCAACTACGGCACCGTGCTGTCCGACGAGCGGCTGCGGGCGGCGCTCGTCAACACGGTGGTGCTGACCGCCAGCGCGGTCATCGTGTCGGTGCTGCTCGGGCTGGGCCTGGCGATCCTGCTGGACCGTAGGTTTCCGGGCCGCGGGGTCGTGCGTACCCTGCTGATCACCCCGTTCCTGGTGATGCCGATGGCGGCGGCGCTGCTGTGGAAGCACGCCTTCTACAACCCCGCCTACGGCCTCATCAACGGCGTCCTGGGCGGCAGCACCGACTGGGTCTCGCAGTACCCGATGGTCGCCGTCGTCGCCACGCTGGTGTGGCAGTGGACCCCCTTCATGATGCTGATCATCCTGGCCGGGCTCCAGGCGCAGTCCCTGGAGACGCTCGAAGCGGCCCGGGTGGACGGGGCCACCGGTTGGCAGACGTTCGTGTACGTGACGCTGCCGTACCTGCGGCCGTACCTGGAGCTGAGCGCGCTGCTCGGCTCGATCTACCTGGTGCAGACGTTCGACGCGGTCTTCACCATCACCCAGGGCGGACCGGGCACCGCGACCACGAACCTGCCGTACGAGATCTACCTGACCACGTTCCGCAAGTTCGAGTACGGCGAGGCCGCCGCGGCCGGCGTGGTCGTGGTGTTCGGCACGATCGTGGTCGCCACGTTCGCGCTGCGGGTCATATCCGGCCTGTTCCGGATGGAGGTGACGAGATGA
- a CDS encoding PhzF family phenazine biosynthesis isomerase, which yields MEILRYTAFSTDPAGGNPAGVVLDATGAGDAAMQRVAADVGYSETAFLIPRGDRRFDVRYFSPKAEVPFCGHATIASAAAYADRHGPGVLRFDTRAGAVQVSTAVTPDGATTATLTSVPPKTAPLPDADLAALLAALRWAPGDLDPALPPRVAFAGAWHPVIAAATRARLADLAYDMDALAALMARRDWTTIDLVYRESPDVFHARNPFPPGGVVEDPATGAAAAAFGGYLRELGLVEPPATVTVHQGVDMGRPSTLTLTIPAAPTSGISVTGPAIPLP from the coding sequence GTGGAGATCCTGCGCTACACCGCGTTCAGCACCGACCCGGCCGGCGGCAACCCGGCCGGGGTCGTCCTCGACGCCACCGGAGCCGGCGACGCCGCCATGCAGCGCGTCGCGGCCGACGTCGGGTACTCAGAGACCGCGTTCCTCATCCCGCGCGGCGACCGGCGCTTCGACGTCCGCTACTTCAGCCCCAAGGCCGAGGTGCCGTTCTGCGGCCACGCCACGATCGCCTCCGCCGCCGCGTACGCCGACCGGCACGGACCCGGCGTCCTGCGCTTCGACACCCGGGCCGGCGCGGTGCAGGTGTCCACGGCGGTGACGCCGGACGGCGCGACCACCGCCACCCTGACCAGCGTCCCGCCCAAGACCGCTCCGCTGCCCGACGCCGACCTGGCGGCTCTGCTCGCCGCGCTGCGCTGGGCGCCCGGCGACCTCGACCCCGCGCTGCCGCCCCGGGTCGCCTTCGCCGGTGCCTGGCACCCCGTCATCGCCGCCGCCACCCGCGCGCGCCTCGCCGACCTGGCGTACGACATGGACGCGCTCGCCGCGCTCATGGCCCGCCGCGACTGGACCACCATCGACCTGGTGTACCGCGAGTCTCCGGACGTGTTCCACGCGCGCAACCCGTTCCCGCCCGGCGGCGTCGTCGAAGACCCCGCGACCGGAGCCGCGGCCGCCGCGTTCGGCGGCTACCTGCGCGAGCTCGGCCTGGTGGAGCCGCCCGCGACGGTGACCGTCCACCAGGGCGTCGACATGGGCCGCCCCAGCACCCTGACCCTCACCATCCCCGCCGCACCCACCTCCGGCATCTCCGTAACCGGCCCCGCCATCCCCCTCCCCTAG
- a CDS encoding aminoglycoside phosphotransferase family protein, with protein MVTTAPDGRAGIDATLVRRLLAAQFPQWSDLPVTPVAADGWDNRTYRLGEDMTVRLPTAPGYVPAVAKEHEWLPRLAPALPVAVPPVLAMGEPGAGYPFPWSVRGWLPGEPADPARIDDMPGLAVAVAEFIRALQRCDTNSGPLAGAHSFYRGTPPAHYDEETRRCLVELAGQVDTARAAAVWDAALAAESRGTPVWFHGDIASGNLLVDGGKLAAVIDFGTSGVGDPACDLVITWTMFTGASRDAFREAVGQDEGTWARARGWALWKALLVRDFRVLGEVLASEG; from the coding sequence ATGGTCACCACCGCCCCGGACGGCCGCGCCGGGATCGACGCCACCCTGGTGCGGCGCCTGCTCGCCGCCCAGTTTCCACAGTGGAGCGACCTGCCGGTGACACCGGTGGCGGCCGACGGCTGGGACAACCGCACGTACCGCCTGGGCGAGGACATGACGGTACGCCTGCCCACCGCGCCCGGGTACGTCCCGGCCGTGGCCAAGGAGCACGAGTGGCTGCCCCGGCTGGCGCCCGCCCTGCCCGTCGCGGTCCCGCCGGTCCTGGCCATGGGCGAGCCCGGTGCGGGATACCCGTTCCCGTGGTCGGTCCGCGGCTGGCTGCCCGGGGAGCCGGCCGACCCGGCCAGGATCGACGACATGCCGGGGCTCGCGGTGGCGGTGGCGGAGTTCATCCGGGCCCTGCAGCGCTGCGACACCAACAGTGGCCCGCTCGCCGGCGCGCACAGCTTCTACCGCGGCACCCCGCCGGCCCACTACGACGAGGAGACCCGCCGCTGCCTGGTCGAGCTGGCCGGGCAGGTCGACACCGCCCGCGCCGCCGCCGTCTGGGACGCCGCCCTGGCCGCCGAGTCGCGCGGTACGCCGGTGTGGTTCCACGGCGACATCGCCTCCGGAAACCTGCTGGTCGACGGCGGCAAGCTGGCGGCCGTCATCGACTTCGGCACGTCGGGCGTCGGCGACCCGGCCTGCGACCTGGTGATCACCTGGACGATGTTCACCGGGGCCAGCCGCGACGCGTTCCGGGAGGCGGTCGGTCAGGACGAGGGCACCTGGGCCCGGGCGCGCGGCTGGGCCTTGTGGAAGGCGCTGCTGGTCCGGGATTTCCGCGTCCTCGGCGAGGTGCTCGCTAGCGAGGGCTGA
- a CDS encoding carbohydrate ABC transporter permease — protein sequence MRRSLATVAAWFAGLVFFFPVLWMVLTGFKREVDATSWVFTPTLDGYRQVFDRDITPYLLNSLMASLFSTLLVLVLATPAAYALSLRPVEKWRDVLFFFISTKMLPAVAALLPIYLVVKELGMLDNIWTMVLLYTAMNLPLAIWMMRSFLLEVPRSVLEAAEMDGAGLLLTIRRVLLPIVSPGLAATALICFIFSWNEFFFAVNLTATRAGTSPIFLVGFISSEGLFLARLCAAATLVSLPVVLAGWLAQKQLVRGLSMGAVK from the coding sequence ATGAGGCGGTCCCTGGCCACCGTCGCCGCGTGGTTCGCGGGATTGGTGTTCTTCTTTCCGGTGCTGTGGATGGTGCTGACCGGGTTCAAGCGAGAGGTCGACGCCACCTCCTGGGTCTTCACCCCCACCCTGGACGGGTACCGGCAGGTGTTCGACCGGGACATCACCCCGTACCTGCTCAACTCGCTGATGGCCAGCCTGTTCTCCACGCTGCTGGTGCTCGTGCTGGCCACCCCGGCGGCGTACGCGCTGTCGCTGCGGCCCGTGGAGAAGTGGCGGGACGTGCTGTTCTTCTTCATCTCCACCAAGATGCTGCCGGCCGTCGCCGCCCTGCTGCCCATCTACCTCGTCGTCAAAGAGCTGGGCATGCTGGACAACATCTGGACGATGGTCCTGCTCTACACCGCCATGAACCTGCCGCTGGCCATCTGGATGATGCGCTCGTTCCTGCTGGAGGTACCGCGCTCGGTGCTGGAGGCCGCCGAGATGGACGGCGCCGGGCTGCTGCTGACCATCCGGCGGGTGCTGCTGCCGATCGTCTCGCCCGGACTGGCCGCCACCGCGCTGATCTGCTTCATCTTCTCCTGGAACGAGTTCTTCTTCGCGGTCAACCTGACCGCGACCCGCGCCGGCACGTCGCCGATCTTCCTGGTCGGGTTCATCTCCTCCGAGGGGCTGTTCCTGGCCCGGCTGTGTGCCGCCGCCACGCTGGTGTCCCTGCCCGTGGTGCTGGCCGGCTGGCTGGCGCAGAAACAGCTTGTGCGGGGTCTGTCGATGGGAGCCGTCAAGTGA
- a CDS encoding zinc-dependent alcohol dehydrogenase family protein, with amino-acid sequence MKAAVIVTPGQIAVQEVPDPTPGPREVVVEVASCGICGTDLHIMDGEFAPAYPIVPGHEFAGRVVEVGADVTDVSVGDQVAVDPSLYCGECYQCKRARGNLCENWNAIGVTRPGGAAQYALAPAANCFRLPPSVNVADAALIEPLSCAVRGFDRLPRNLADHYLIYGAGTMGLMMMELAKRAGAASVSMVDINPSRLATARLLGCTHAVESASSLDGFPRGWDVVIDCTGVEAAITDGLGRVGKAGTFLQFGVASYGARATIEPYKIYNQEITITGSMAVLQSFDRAGELFATGILPPDVFISHRYKLDDYAAAMTQFREGVGRKIAVVP; translated from the coding sequence GTGAAGGCCGCTGTGATCGTCACCCCCGGGCAGATCGCCGTCCAGGAGGTGCCCGACCCGACCCCGGGCCCCCGGGAGGTGGTCGTCGAGGTCGCCAGCTGCGGGATCTGCGGCACCGACCTGCACATCATGGACGGCGAGTTCGCGCCCGCGTACCCGATCGTGCCGGGGCACGAGTTCGCCGGCCGGGTCGTCGAGGTCGGCGCCGACGTGACCGACGTTTCCGTGGGGGACCAGGTCGCCGTGGACCCGTCGTTGTACTGCGGCGAGTGCTACCAGTGCAAGCGGGCCCGCGGCAACCTGTGCGAGAACTGGAACGCCATCGGCGTCACCCGCCCCGGCGGCGCCGCCCAGTACGCGCTCGCCCCGGCCGCGAACTGCTTCCGCCTGCCCCCATCCGTGAACGTCGCCGACGCCGCCCTCATCGAGCCGCTGTCCTGTGCGGTGCGGGGCTTCGACCGGCTGCCCCGAAACCTGGCCGACCACTACCTCATCTACGGCGCCGGCACGATGGGGCTGATGATGATGGAGCTGGCCAAGCGGGCCGGTGCCGCCTCGGTGTCCATGGTGGACATCAACCCTTCGCGGCTGGCGACCGCTCGCCTGCTCGGCTGCACGCACGCGGTCGAGTCGGCTTCGTCGCTTGACGGCTTCCCGCGAGGCTGGGATGTCGTCATCGACTGCACCGGCGTCGAGGCGGCCATCACCGACGGGCTGGGCCGGGTCGGCAAGGCCGGCACGTTCCTCCAGTTCGGCGTCGCCTCGTACGGCGCCCGCGCCACCATCGAGCCGTACAAGATCTACAACCAGGAGATCACGATTACCGGGTCGATGGCGGTGCTGCAGAGCTTCGACCGCGCGGGGGAACTGTTCGCGACCGGCATCCTCCCGCCCGACGTCTTCATCAGCCACCGCTACAAGCTGGACGACTACGCCGCCGCCATGACCCAGTTCCGCGAGGGCGTAGGCCGCAAAATCGCCGTAGTCCCCTAG